A stretch of DNA from Takifugu rubripes chromosome 15, fTakRub1.2, whole genome shotgun sequence:
TAAGAGAACCCTTTAAACTACCTGAAATAATCTATACATAAACCGTAAAGGCTGCATTTACCAgttttatttttgacatttatagcaggctttggaggattcaaagatggaaaaatgcaatcacatttctttttcaATATTGCCTAAATCGAATCTACATTATATGAGTAATATCAGGTACTTGGATATATTTAGTCCTTCAATTGAAATGCTGTTGTCTCTTTCACGTTGCTCTCTGCGAGTCTGTTTCTTTTTGCAAACAAGCCATAAATGAAGGCAGCACTGTTGCCCCTGCGGAGGCAGTGGCGCCTGCCGACCGCCAGGGGGAGCCACACCAGATGTGGCAACAGCAGCGACCTGGCGCACAGCAAACCCAGATATTGGAATATtcctaaaatgtaaatgttgccaGTTTTTATTGGATCACCCATGGTTCTAAAAGGGGCGACTGTTTCCTCTCTGGTGCTGGACATGGCAGCTGCTCTGGAAGTATCTAAAGTTCACTGTGTCCTTTACTCTTCCGACAGGCCCTTCTCACGCACGCCAAAGGCCATTTTCCACGCAGCGATCATTTATGAGTAttattctgttgttgttgtctacAAATAGCCTGAAATCCTAAAAGGCAAGCAGGGAGcaacacaaaaagaaagaagaccAAATATCTACGGCTACTTTGGAGGCAAAATGAAATTACAGAGTGAAAGTTCTGgcaacaaagaaagaaagaaaatttaaAACTATTTACCGTTTGCTTCAGCGGCTCGGAAACAAAACCCAAACGGAGCTGAAAAACGGATAAAGTTTCAAGAGCGAGTGGCAGAGAGATAAAACGCTTTTTGGGGTGGCTTATTATTTTATCCCCTCTGGACTAATTACCACCGTTTTCTCTCAAACCTTATCCAACCTAGATAATGTGCCAAATtaaggagagggaaaaaaagattaaaaaaaaaaaaaagaattatgcCGCCATTGTGGAATTGGATGAAAGACGCAAGCGGACAAAAATCTACGCGGATAAACGGAGCAAAAGCCTGTGATTGCCTTAATCGTGAGTCTTTAAATCCTCCATAATACATAGATTTCATTGTAAAGTAAATAGGAGAAAAGAGCTATGATTGAGAAAAACACCTCATATATTCATATACATGTATTATTTAGGATGCATCTATGGTATAGGCAATGTGATGTAGCTATCCCTGTCATCCAATCACCACACACAGCCAGCctcacacctcacacacacacacacacacagaagctgtACAGATCCTGATGACGCCGCTGAGCTAAGCTATATCACAGTATCGCATTATTACACTGTCCTTACATGCAGTTATTACACTACTTCGATGGGGTCGATCACTATCCGTGCAGTCGTGTCTACGCAGCTGTTCTCCTCCcggctggaggtggagcgcCGTCTGTCCAGCAGGGGTTCCTCAGCAACAACGAGGAGGCTCTTGAGTCGccgttgctcttttttttaaattctatttgggttttatcccccccccactTCGTTTAAAGGCGCGCTCCACACATGCATTCCTGTCCAGATCCACAACATTCCAAACTCTTGGTCCCGCGTCTGTTTCCTACGCTGAGGAGGCGTCCCAGCACGCCGTCGTCGATGCAGAGACGCGCGTTTCCTGTAGCATCACGTGCTAACGGTGACTTTGACGGCGGCCCGAGGTCGCGGAGGTCGTGcggggtgggtttttttttttttagcggaCACGGGGACGCTGGCGGGCGGCGACAGCGCGTGTTTTCACAAACCAAAGACTTCAGATTAATTTTATCAATTTCCTTTCTGGTTCCTGCCACCGGGGCCTgaagacgcccccccccccagtgtcagCGTTTTGTGTTCAGTTTCTTCTTTTAGACCAAActtggatctttttttttttttccctggtaAATCGGACAAAAGCGTTTAATTAAATTTGATGCTGCGGCAGTGACGTGAAACCCACCAGCAGGGCGGCGCCGacgcccttcaccctcacagtgGATCTGAAGCTAATGAGCTTTATTAGagcagtttttttaaaacaaacatcgGCACCTTCTAAGATTTTATTCATTGTTATTTATACTAATCAGATGTTTTGCCTTTGGGttaatttagccttttttttttttttttttttacttgagaTGGACCAAGATGTTAAGTTTGCACATTTTTAGGTTGTTCGATGAGCCgaaaaaagagaataaacagacaaacaaacaaggtTCTGTCAGATTTCGCTGAGTCactctttcatttaaaaggaaTTCTCCTGTTATCGATGGAcgatgaaataaaaaaagaaatccaaccGAACCGTGACATTAAATTATAGGTCCCAATATTTATGGAAGCAAATTGAAGCGGATGATATATTTTTGTAGTGAGATCACAGATCATCTGCCAGCAGAATGTAAACCTTTTGGCTAAATTGGACCTTATTTTATTACCGTACGTCCAGATGAACCTGCTGTAGATCCTTAAAACctgcacttaaaaaaaatactgtcaTTTGGGAGAgttagtttttttaaaatttttttcttcttcttattttAATATCGACATTAGCGATCAGAAATGTCCCAAACCAGTCGGGTTTTCTTTGCGTTTTGGCCTCTCCAGCTGGCGTTCAGGCTTTTTATCGCCATATCTTGTACGTAGATGCTTTTTGTAAACATGCACTtgagttgacctttgacctttgcttataaatatgtgtatatgtttgtCAGAGTTGTTTAAGTCCTGCGTTTATCTGATATTTTACCTTCCCtgagaaaaagcaaataaaggaAAGACACCCTTCTCCTGTGTAGTCTGGCAGAGGTGGAGCTGTTGTAGTAACGGTCGTTAACGTCCCAACTAAGCAAACCCTGAATTATATGCTGCAGTAACGtgttttcagtttatttttGATAATTTATCCAAGTCGGTTTGTATTGTATCATTATTGATAATAATATTATAATTATTAcctttattattgttatgaaACGAGCTTGTTTGACCTGTTTTGACTGCTGTTCTGAAATAGGGGATAAAGTTTCCTTCTTGTTTCTAAATGTGCTTGCGAGGACGTTTGTGTGGTTTGATTTGTCAGACACTGGACTGGAGCGAGTTCCCCGACGTTTCCCAGGCGCGAGTGCACGGGCgtgaggtgtggggggggggggactcgttGGGATGTCAGAGGTGAAAGCAGTTCCTTTGTGCTGATTAGGAATTTTCTTCTAGcgtttcctccttcctgatccTTGCATGGCATTGGCTGGCCACAGGTTAAAGGGATGACAGAGCGATAAATATGGacacgattaaaaaaaaaaaaaaaaaaaaaaggacgaAAACGGAGAAGAAATGGTACCACTTGTCCAGTGTTGGTGGCTTTGGAACAGATGTGTTATTTGGGGCTCATTACTTCACTCGCCACTTCTCAACCCAGATAAGAGATTTGCACTAGACTTATTTGGTCTTCTTGTGTCAAAAAGCAATATAATCCACCCCCCAGTTTCGTTTCCCCACCACGGTTGCCGCCCACGGACCTTTGGACCTTTGGTTCAGAGGCGTTAAAGGACGCCCTCGTCCTGCTGTGTAGCTGTTGTTGTTCTGATGGGGGGTGATTTTAAAGCCAGCAGTTCACCGAGCGTCGCTGTCCAGATCTGAGCGGCGCCACTGATGTTGTTTCCTCCCGTCATCCATTGttttattctaattttttgGGGACAAATTCAGCAGCACTTGCTTGATCCAGAGACGGGGGCGTGTGAGGGACGCGGCCGCCGGTGTTCCTCGCCCTTTATTAGAGATCAACACAAATACCAAAAGATAatccccatcacccccccccacgacaTCACTCGCggtgcttctcccccccccccccttcccgaccCGACAAAAAAAAcgctttaaatgaaaagaaataaggaaaacaaacacaaactcgGTGCCGTCGTCCGTCGGGAATCCACCAAAATGGCCCCCTCAGCGCCtcatccctccccctctcccccctcacccGCCCGGGGCCGCGACCTTTAACGTCGTTTGGCCGGACGGACCCGTGTAAATTGCTCAGCGACGCGCAGACGGCCATTTTCCCTGGATGTCGTAGCTTTCCCGTTCCCACCGCTTCGTGGCGTTGTTGGCAGGTGTCGCGGCTCGTCTACATATGTTGCGTGTTAGAGGAAGCATAAGTATGTGCCTTCTTGTAATCTCCTTGGTGAGCTTGTTATTATTGAGAAGCTGAAGCCAGCcaattgtgtttgcactaaaaACCAAATTGCTTTTTCGTGGTGTAGAATATTTAAGCAAGCTTGTTGCGTCACTTTAACCGTACAGTATGCATGAGGGTGAAATTGGTGAGTCGAGGGCTCGAGCTCCCATCTGTTGACCTGTAAACCAGTGCAGCTTAGAGGATCTTGTGAATATATCTTGGCTTATTTTcacttcttctgtttttttttttttttgtttttttttttaatttcatctttatcatccagtttgtcATGATTTCAacagttggggaaaaaaagaaaaaaatcgcaaaaaaaaatacaaaaaaaaaatacataaaataaaacaggaaaaaaaggagaattaAGACACACCATGAGTACAACACAGCTTTTACTTTCACATGCCGCAGTTAGAGTTGACATCTGCAGTCGAGATATTCGTTCCTCTCAGTCCGTGGCAGCGCATGAATAAACGAGGTCGCCTCAAGACTATTGGTCATGTTGATTTATGGAATCTTGTATCAATCACGACGTTTTGTGGacatcagaaaaataaaaaagaaagaaagaaatggccTACATGCTTTGAGTCTAACAATTGCACCTTATTCATGTCAGTCCATGTGGGAAAATTAAtaattcaaaaagaaaacaaaaaggctGGCAATGTAATATCTCTGATTTAGCACCTTACTACACAGCATGTTTCACTTTACGCCAGTTTAGCTCTTCTTCCATGTATATGATTTCAAAAATAAGTCTCATATTTCGTGAAATTGTCTTTTCATGGGATGTGCCAAAGTTTGGAGGCGATCTCCCAAGGGTTTATGCTTTTACTTCACatttaatccattttttttctcttcctccttcagttATAGCAATGGTTATGTCAAAAACTTTCCTATAACAGTGTGTGGAATCAATTTATCTCAGCAAAACAGTATCATTACTTACCATTTTACAATAAGACCTGTATTTCACATATATTTACCAGTGATGTGTATTTGTTATTATAAAGAAAATAGCCGTAAAACGCTTCATTATGTTACATAATATTGTGACTTTTTTCGAAAAACTGTGAAGACTTATCTTGCATATACTTTATACAGAAGTATTAAGCCTTAATacaaaagactaaaaaaaagTGTGGAAGAATAAACTGATTGTTGCTAAGTAAGGATGATTTTTGTAAATGTTACCAGcactttttttgtaattttcacTCTCTGAGGTATTGTACAAGTTCAAGCTGTTTGTGAAGTTTGATTATGAAGGAATAAAAACTAGTACTTTCCTGTACTTCACAGAAAGTGGTGTGGCCGTCTTATTTCTGCTGCCAATCTCAAACACAGCTGGAAGCGCTGAGATCCTACAACCGCTGGACCgtgtcccataatgcactggGCACGGAAAACGGCGGGATGGGTTGCCAGTTTAGCACAAATTTGTCaccaaataattaaaaagaaggaaaaaaaaaacaactttcacaCCTTCATTTCACACACTTCAGGAGCAGGTTCACATCAGGATCCTGACGCCGCCAGCGTGGACGCCCTCCACAGGGGTCACGGGGTCGGGCCGGCTGACAGGCGTGCGTGACAAAGCTTTGTGCGCGGCGTGTCTTCACACCCATCACACCCACCATCACTACTGCATCTAATCAACCGTCAGGTGATAAAATGCTCGGAAAGGCCTGCAAATCCCGCCCGCCGTGAGCAGGAAATCTAATGAGAATTTAGGGTCAGTCTAGATGATTATACGTGTGATCCGAAACCTTCAGCTGTGATTTAAAATTTAATAAGCCTTAATGTCAGCAGCGCAGATCTTACTCTTGGCTTtaagaaaatattaaatattggaTGGGGGGTGGGTAAATTGCAAGTTGCAATTGCAAGTGAATGCCGACcgaacatttattttaatttcctttcatATGCATTTCAGGAGGCTTTTTTATGACACTATTTTAATCGGAATATTTTGAACAGTAGTGTAACTAGTCCGCCTCGCTTCACTCTGGCGCCCCCTCTCGTCGAACACCGGTACTACAACCCGACTCGGTACCGAAGGACCGTTTAAAGTCAGCCCGCCGGTTTATGACACGTTAATCCCGCACTATACTGGGAGATGGGTGCCAGTAAGAACCTCTCACGCACGTTCACGCAGCGATTCTAACCGGTCTCCACACGTCTGGAATCAGCCCAGGACGCTCAATCACTCCCAGATTTATTTAGTAGTAAAACTGTGTCTCACCAGGACCTGAAACAAGAAACCTGCAGTTCACTGGAATTAAAAATTACGCTAATAGGCCGTGTTTTTagaatctaatttatttttgttacaGATCCTCAGGCGGCCAGGCCGCCCTCAGAAAGCATCACTAGGATGTTCTCTACAATGTCAGTGGTGAAGGAAGGCTCAAGAGATAAGCATGTGTAAATATAGAAGGGTGTAATCCACTTCATGCATTACAGTAACCAGTGAATCCTCGTGCACCAACAGCAGGAGACAGTGGACAATTGTTGAGTTTGTTCCCCAGAATAAGATTTATTCACAGTGGGACCATACAAACCTATGAACAGGAGGTATCGGatttttgactttatttttggaGGAATGACATTGATAACAGGGAGCGGAACGTTTAAAATCAAAGATGCACAACGTATAGCCATCGCCCACAACTATCGGTGAGACACTAAATTTGTTCCCATAAATAAGGCAGAATGCTGAGTCCATAGAGATGGAGAGTTATTACATTTAGCCAATTAGACAGTGATGTGACAATGATTAGATGACCTTCTTCAGCTCGTCGTACAGCACCAGCACAAAGGCGCCGCCCATGCCTCTGAGCACGTTGGACCACGCTCCCTTGAAGAAGGCCTTGCCACCTTCGTCGCGTGCAATCTTGCGCCAGCAGTCAATAGTTCCGGTGTACATGATCTCGGCTGGGGAAGGAAAAAATTCGGTATTAGGTTGCAAAGGGGCCCAACGAGAAAAGGACTTTGACCGTCGTAAATCTCACCTCCTTTACGACCGGACTGCATCATCATACGCCTACGGACAGTGTCGAAGGGGTACGAGGTCAGGCCGGCAACAGCCGTGACCGTCTGTGCGATCATCCAGCTCACCAGGATGTGGGTGTTCTTGGGGTCAGGAAGCATGCCTGTCGGACAACCCGCAACAAAAGGTTAAAGACTTTTCTGTCGACGAACcacggctgttgtttcagtgtTAAAAACGCACCCTTGGCTGTGTCGTAGATGCCGAAGTAAGCAGCCCTGTAGATGATGATGCCCTGCACGGACACGTTGAAGCCCTGGTACAAACCCCTCAGGCCGTCGGACTTGGAGATCTTGACCAAGCAGTCGCCCAGACCATTGAACTCTCTGCCAGCACCAGCCTTGCCCACATCAGCAGCCAGACGGGTACGGGCGAAGTCGAGGGGGTACACGAAGCAAAGGGACGTGGCTCCGGCGGCGCCGCCTGAGGCCAGGTTGCCGGCGAAGTACCTCCAGAACTGGGTGCGTTTGTCAACGCCATCAAGGAAGATCTTCTTGTACTTGTCCTTGAAGGCGAAGTTGAGGGCCTGGGTGGGGAAATACCTGATGACATTGGCAAGGTTGCCTCTCCAGAAGGAGAGGAATCCCTGTTCCTTGGGGATCCGGACAACACAGTCAATGATACCCTTGTACTGCTTGTCAGCGGTAATCTGCTTGCTGGCGTGCTGGACCTGCAACACACAAAATTAAGAGTTGCCATCAAGACAAAGTCTCCTTGTCGTGACCTTGGTGCAGAGATCGGGTTTTCAGAAAAATGTCATGCAGGAACCCTTTCAACATCCTTCTATAATGACGTATAAATTATGGCTGCCCTCGTAATATCAATATATTTAATTCAAACTCCGACGTCTGTGACAACCATAACAATCCATAAGTGGGGATGGTGGTCGTTAATAATGCTAAAAAGTTGTACAGCAGGTTTAACCAAAAGAGTGGGAAACGCGTTGATCCTGCTGTAAATGAGTGTCCTCTAGGCCTTTGAACAGCCATTTCACTGTACTGCAGCTAGCTGCGATGAAAGTTACTCAGGCAACCTTAAAACCAGACGGATTAATCAAATACCGTGCATCGCGATGTAGGTTGTTCCGATGGAATGTATTCAGACACAtttcaaggaaaaacaaacctgtGTCTCACGTTTGTACACAATGTTCCCTCATCGCTGCAGACATTTGTCCTTTGTTAGCTATGCCGGCTAAGGTTAACGTGGGGAGCTAACATTAGCTGCTAAGCTCGTGTAGGTCATCTCTCATCCCGTGGTGACCTTACCTCCTCTAGTAATTAAAAGGCGATAAACACGTCTGTATCAGCATATATAAATAGGCTGCGCTAACCTTTGAATccaagaagggtcaactgataACCTAAAAGTCGCCGTATTCATGCAGCGATTAGCAACAGGAATCAAGCTAACCGGCTATGCGCCTACCGGAAGTCCAGTTTTACCTGAAGGAGAAGCTTCACTCTCTCAATTGGGGCGACGGCTGTTTTGGAGATGGCGGCTGAGATTCCGCCGGCCAAGAAGTCCTTAGCAAATGAAATAGCTGTCTCGTTCATGGTGCTCTGATCTTGATGTGCCTTTTAAATTGCAAGTAGAACGGATTACCCCACTGCCCTCTACAGCTGATTGCCTGCACCGACGAAATGGCCGAATTTGAAGTTGCGTTGGGGATTTATGTAACACAGTTGATCGCGATACTTCGCGGGATCTGCGGCGTCACCTGATTGGTCGACGAGCGAAGTCACGTGGCGCCAGCCAATTGAAACGCTCGCCAAGTGACGTCGTCACTGCGCGTAAATTTTTAATAGATCATAGATGAGTCAAACCATTCACATAGAATCAAAGTTAAATCAATCACTAAATCTCACGGAGCTTGATTGTTGTGTGCATTTAAGCAGAAGAAGCTTCGTCTGCGGATAAAAATCAGACCGCTGTTGCGATTCTGAGGGCGAATGGGCAGAAA
This window harbors:
- the si:dkey-251i10.1 gene encoding uncharacterized protein LOC743354 (The RefSeq protein has 1 substitution compared to this genomic sequence), with translation MNETAISFAKDFLAGGISAAISKTAVAPIERVKLLLQVQHASKQITADKQYKGIIDCVVRIPKEQGFLSFWRGNLANVIRYFPTQALNFAFKGKYKKIFLDGVDKRTQFWRYFAGNLASGGAAGATSLCFVYPLDFARTRLAADVGKAGAGREFNGLGDCLVKISKSDGLRGLYQGFNVSVQGIIIYRAAYFGIYDTAKGMLPDPKNTHILVSWMIAQTVTAVAGLTSYPFDTVRRRMMMQSGRKGAEIMYTGTIDCWRKIARDEGGKAFFKGAWSNVLRGMGGAFVLVLYDELKKVI